A single window of uncultured Pseudodesulfovibrio sp. DNA harbors:
- a CDS encoding beta-phosphoglucomutase family hydrolase — MSAITLKGVVFDLDGVITRTARIHGEAWETAFNEFLKHNAEQTNIPFEPFDRTGDYHNYVDGKPRFEGVLSFLKSRNIRLAPGTPEDSPSLDSVCGIGNRKNELFQKILKDQGPEVFQTSVDLIENLKQQGVRVGLATSSRNGKLVLGLAGLEDVFETVVDGVVSADEGLKGKPEPDIFVTAAQNMGLHPGECVVVEDAISGVQAGCKGNFGMTLGVARNVQGEMLKRFGADWVVSDLGEITVDDLMDWFESGMATDEWYLSYHGFDPGDEKLRETLTAVGNGYLGTRGAYECECSSYYFYPGTYISGVFNKTPSEVQGREIWNNDFVNCPNWLPVSFKIGSGEFVSPLSMEILSYAHRLNMREGVMERHLVVKDQVGRISRISSRRVASMADPHLLALKFDFTPLNYSAKATVRCSLDGNVKNDGVARYSSLNTLHLNRVGGGKAGDGIFLHTETSHSRYQIVMAAKSRVMEDGKPLDVRKDVLQDRSKISEEMQVFVHENHRYSLEKFVYVRTSLDREPGNLKEMCLDGLKGAKTFKGVFGPHAKSWKALWQKADIRVTGDRFVQRVLRLHIFHLLVTASPHNVNRDAGMPARGLHGEAYRGHIFWDEVYIQPFYDANFPEISKALLLYRYNRLDAAREYAKENGYVGAMYPWQTADDGSEETQEVHYNPESKDWGPDLSRRQRHVSIAVFVNTWRYVSCTSDKRFLTDYGAEMMLDIARFWGGIATFEKSTGKYHIEGIMGPDEFHEALPGSDEPGVRDNAYTNIMVVWLLEKSLEILDQLPSKVREKMVAKIGLTDEDIAKWQAMTTQLNVIMTEDGIISQFDGYMGLDELDWEGYRKRFYSIHRMDRILKAEGDNPDHYKVAKQADTLMTWYILEPEEVARILNQLGHKVDDPLKLLKDNYDFYEQRTSHGSTLSKVVHAVISRYIYSSEISWDWFMEAMESDIRDTQGGTTIEGVHTGVMAGTLEVLKQDFAGLNMSCSPMRVDPELPAHWGEMRFSFIWQSIWFDLVIEPDRVNMTAYHKGDKVVPVEIFGKPYNLKPGMTVEARRSRSA, encoded by the coding sequence GTGTCTGCAATCACTCTTAAAGGTGTCGTCTTTGACTTGGACGGGGTTATCACCCGGACTGCACGAATTCATGGCGAGGCGTGGGAAACTGCATTCAATGAGTTTTTGAAGCATAACGCCGAGCAAACCAATATTCCTTTTGAGCCGTTTGATCGGACAGGGGATTATCATAATTATGTTGATGGAAAACCCCGATTTGAGGGGGTGCTGAGTTTTCTCAAGTCCCGTAACATTCGGTTAGCTCCCGGGACTCCTGAAGATTCGCCGAGCCTGGATTCTGTGTGCGGAATCGGTAACCGAAAGAACGAGCTGTTTCAAAAAATCCTTAAGGATCAGGGGCCGGAAGTTTTTCAAACGTCTGTCGACCTTATCGAGAATCTCAAGCAACAAGGTGTTCGGGTAGGGCTTGCCACATCCAGTCGAAATGGCAAGCTTGTGCTTGGGTTGGCTGGTTTGGAAGATGTTTTTGAAACGGTTGTGGATGGTGTGGTTTCGGCAGATGAAGGCCTGAAAGGTAAGCCTGAACCGGATATTTTTGTCACTGCCGCCCAAAATATGGGGCTGCATCCGGGTGAATGCGTGGTGGTAGAAGATGCCATTTCCGGTGTGCAGGCTGGATGCAAAGGGAATTTTGGCATGACGCTTGGGGTAGCCCGGAATGTTCAGGGTGAGATGCTCAAACGGTTTGGTGCCGACTGGGTCGTTTCAGACCTTGGTGAGATCACCGTGGACGATCTCATGGATTGGTTCGAAAGTGGCATGGCTACTGATGAATGGTATCTCAGTTATCATGGTTTTGATCCGGGTGACGAAAAGTTGCGTGAGACTCTGACTGCCGTGGGTAACGGTTACCTCGGAACCCGTGGAGCCTATGAGTGTGAGTGTTCGTCCTATTATTTCTATCCAGGTACATATATTTCCGGTGTGTTCAACAAGACGCCAAGCGAAGTTCAGGGCCGCGAAATTTGGAACAATGATTTCGTTAATTGTCCAAATTGGTTGCCCGTATCCTTTAAAATCGGTTCCGGAGAATTTGTCAGCCCGTTGTCGATGGAGATTTTGAGTTACGCGCACCGGCTGAACATGCGTGAAGGGGTCATGGAACGGCATCTGGTGGTGAAAGATCAGGTGGGACGTATCTCCCGTATTTCCTCGCGGCGAGTGGCTTCCATGGCTGATCCGCATTTGCTGGCATTGAAGTTTGACTTTACGCCACTCAACTATTCGGCAAAAGCCACGGTTCGTTGCTCTTTGGATGGCAATGTGAAAAACGACGGCGTGGCTCGATATTCCAGCCTCAACACCCTCCACTTAAATCGTGTGGGTGGTGGTAAGGCCGGTGACGGTATCTTCCTGCATACAGAGACCTCTCACTCGCGATACCAAATTGTTATGGCGGCCAAGTCGCGGGTCATGGAAGATGGCAAACCGTTGGATGTCCGTAAGGATGTTCTTCAGGATCGGTCAAAAATATCCGAGGAGATGCAAGTTTTCGTCCATGAAAATCACAGGTATTCCTTGGAAAAATTTGTGTATGTACGAACTTCACTTGACCGTGAGCCGGGTAATCTCAAGGAGATGTGCCTTGACGGATTGAAGGGAGCCAAGACTTTTAAAGGTGTTTTTGGTCCTCATGCCAAGAGTTGGAAGGCTTTGTGGCAGAAAGCAGATATACGCGTAACCGGCGATCGGTTTGTTCAGCGAGTGCTCAGGCTGCACATTTTCCATCTTTTGGTCACCGCCAGCCCACATAACGTCAATCGTGACGCGGGTATGCCTGCCCGGGGGCTGCACGGTGAAGCTTATCGAGGTCATATCTTTTGGGATGAAGTGTATATTCAACCATTTTATGATGCGAATTTCCCGGAGATATCCAAGGCACTTCTTTTGTATCGCTACAACCGACTGGATGCGGCCCGTGAATACGCCAAGGAAAACGGATATGTCGGTGCGATGTACCCATGGCAGACCGCAGACGATGGTTCCGAGGAAACGCAGGAAGTTCATTACAATCCAGAATCCAAGGACTGGGGACCAGACCTTTCGCGACGTCAGCGGCATGTTTCAATCGCTGTTTTCGTCAATACATGGCGATATGTTTCTTGTACGAGTGACAAGCGCTTTTTGACGGATTATGGCGCTGAAATGATGCTTGATATCGCTCGGTTCTGGGGCGGTATTGCTACTTTTGAAAAAAGTACAGGCAAGTATCATATAGAAGGGATCATGGGGCCTGATGAGTTCCATGAGGCCTTGCCCGGAAGTGATGAACCGGGTGTGCGTGACAATGCGTACACAAATATTATGGTCGTTTGGCTTTTGGAAAAATCACTTGAAATATTGGATCAACTGCCTTCCAAGGTGAGGGAGAAGATGGTTGCCAAGATTGGCTTGACTGACGAGGACATTGCCAAGTGGCAGGCCATGACCACACAACTCAATGTTATCATGACTGAGGATGGCATTATCAGCCAGTTTGATGGCTATATGGGGTTGGATGAGCTGGACTGGGAAGGGTATCGGAAACGCTTTTATTCCATCCATCGAATGGACCGCATTCTTAAGGCGGAGGGTGATAACCCGGATCATTACAAGGTTGCCAAGCAGGCTGATACGTTAATGACGTGGTACATCCTTGAGCCTGAGGAAGTGGCGCGAATTCTTAATCAGCTTGGACACAAGGTGGACGACCCGCTTAAATTGCTCAAAGATAATTATGACTTTTATGAGCAACGTACGAGTCACGGTTCAACCTTGTCCAAAGTGGTGCACGCGGTTATTTCTCGGTATATCTATTCTAGTGAAATATCATGGGATTGGTTCATGGAGGCCATGGAAAGCGATATTCGTGATACTCAGGGTGGAACGACTATTGAGGGTGTGCATACTGGTGTAATGGCCGGAACTTTGGAAGTGTTGAAACAGGATTTCGCCGGATTGAATATGTCGTGTTCTCCTATGCGGGTGGATCCTGAATTGCCTGCGCATTGGGGGGAAATGCGATTCAGTTTCATTTGGCAATCCATTTGGTTTGATCTTGTGATTGAGCCGGATCGTGTGAATATGACCGCTTACCACAAGGGAGACAAGGTCGTTCCCGTGGAAATCTTTGGCAAACCGTATAATCTCAAGCCTGGTATGACGGTGGAGGCCCGGCGGTCTCGTTCTGCATAA
- the ychF gene encoding redox-regulated ATPase YchF codes for MSLSIGIVGLPNVGKSTLFNALTKAQNAESANYAFCTIEPNKAVVPVPDSRLDVLSDLVKPQRVQSSTVDFVDIAGLVAGASKGEGLGNKFLGNIRETQAILHVVRCFDDDDVIHVANSVDPLRDIDVIETELILADVQVLESRLERMEKQLKGDKTLAPKIEVAKKLLAHMDEGQPVSTFDSESKALEELLVELRLITAKNVIYCANVDEEGVVEDNDYVKAVRALSEERGAEFVKISARMEEELVGLEDEDYQEFLESYGIEESGLHQIIRTGFHSLGLISYFTAGVKEVRAWTIHEGDKAPQAAGVIHTDFERGFIRAEIASYDHFVEYGSESKCRSEGVLRVEGKDYVMKDGDVTHFLFNV; via the coding sequence ATGTCACTCAGTATCGGTATCGTCGGCCTGCCCAATGTCGGCAAATCTACCCTGTTCAACGCACTCACCAAAGCACAGAATGCTGAAAGCGCAAACTACGCTTTTTGTACCATCGAACCGAACAAGGCCGTGGTGCCGGTCCCGGACAGCCGCCTTGATGTTTTATCCGATTTGGTCAAGCCGCAACGAGTCCAGAGTTCTACTGTGGATTTCGTAGATATCGCTGGTTTGGTGGCTGGTGCCAGTAAGGGCGAGGGTCTTGGGAATAAATTTCTTGGCAACATTCGTGAGACACAGGCCATTTTGCATGTGGTTCGGTGTTTTGATGATGACGATGTCATCCATGTCGCCAATTCAGTTGACCCACTGCGTGATATAGACGTCATTGAAACCGAGCTGATTCTGGCCGACGTTCAGGTCTTGGAAAGTAGGCTAGAGCGCATGGAAAAACAACTCAAGGGTGACAAAACATTGGCCCCGAAGATTGAGGTTGCCAAAAAGTTGTTGGCCCATATGGACGAAGGGCAACCTGTCAGTACTTTTGATAGCGAAAGCAAGGCTTTGGAAGAGTTGTTGGTGGAGCTTCGGTTGATCACAGCCAAGAACGTCATTTATTGTGCTAATGTAGATGAAGAAGGCGTTGTCGAGGATAATGATTATGTGAAGGCTGTCCGTGCATTATCTGAAGAGCGTGGCGCCGAATTTGTCAAGATTTCTGCTCGGATGGAAGAGGAATTGGTTGGCCTTGAAGATGAGGATTATCAAGAGTTTCTTGAGTCCTATGGCATTGAAGAATCCGGCCTGCACCAGATCATTCGTACAGGTTTTCATTCACTTGGGTTGATCAGTTATTTTACAGCTGGCGTGAAGGAAGTCCGTGCCTGGACCATTCATGAGGGCGATAAAGCGCCTCAGGCTGCAGGTGTCATTCATACCGATTTTGAGCGTGGATTTATCCGAGCCGAAATTGCTAGCTACGATCATTTTGTGGAGTACGGCTCCGAGTCAAAATGCCGCAGTGAAGGCGTGTTACGCGTTGAAGGTAAAGATTACGTGATGAAGGACGGGGACGTGACGCATTTTTTGTTTAACGTTTAG
- a CDS encoding transporter substrate-binding domain-containing protein, which produces MKVLFVRIVFFVCLMCPSAYGGGSLVFGVEDRDWAGHYQWANGELTGIDADVLRTVANRLGYSIVFMPLPWPRVMLMAKEKSIDGVLDLAPTAQRKKFLSYASTPISMESTVFWVKKGSSFHYSGAFDSSMRIGLMHGSDWSDRFAREGMPTVDVFYSYQAVFNSLIAGRIEAFGGHLAPTRDQARRLGFEDKIEPSEPILHGLSYFIAFTQKGDHIRLAKTFSDALKVFYKSAEYDRLLEQYGGVDIRRWLKSEEGKVR; this is translated from the coding sequence ATGAAGGTTCTGTTTGTTCGGATTGTTTTTTTTGTGTGTTTGATGTGTCCTTCAGCATATGGTGGAGGGAGCCTCGTGTTTGGTGTGGAAGATCGTGACTGGGCAGGGCATTATCAATGGGCCAACGGAGAATTGACTGGTATTGATGCCGACGTGCTTCGTACGGTTGCGAATCGGTTGGGGTATTCTATTGTTTTCATGCCCCTGCCGTGGCCACGGGTTATGCTTATGGCAAAAGAAAAGTCGATTGACGGGGTTCTCGATTTGGCTCCAACAGCACAACGAAAAAAGTTTCTTTCCTATGCCAGCACACCTATTTCCATGGAGTCGACAGTGTTTTGGGTGAAAAAAGGAAGTTCTTTTCACTATTCCGGTGCATTTGATTCATCCATGAGAATCGGGTTGATGCATGGTTCTGATTGGAGCGATAGGTTTGCTCGTGAAGGCATGCCTACTGTAGATGTCTTTTATTCCTACCAAGCTGTTTTTAACAGTTTGATTGCCGGTAGAATTGAGGCGTTTGGAGGACACCTTGCTCCGACTCGGGATCAAGCTCGTAGGTTGGGTTTTGAGGATAAAATAGAACCTTCTGAGCCTATACTCCATGGTTTGTCTTACTTCATTGCCTTTACACAGAAAGGAGATCACATTCGGCTGGCTAAGACGTTTTCTGATGCTTTGAAAGTCTTTTACAAGAGTGCTGAATATGATCGTTTGTTAGAGCAATACGGTGGTGTTGATATTCGTCGTTGGCTGAAGTCAGAAGAAGGAAAAGTCCGATAA
- a CDS encoding transporter substrate-binding domain-containing protein has protein sequence MENKDWAGHYRWVNGELTGIDADIFRRVASDLGYVVEFTPFPWKRATQMAEDVLTDGVFDLASTTRRECVLHFVDTPLSQETIVFWVKSGSDFSYQGRFPKSLRFGIMHGEDWSRWFEESGTPIVTPFTSFRAAFSSLAAGRIDVFANYLTSTRELVNQFGFEEEIVPSLPIIPNYYYVALSRKPGYEALAEKLSKALAKFFDSPAYVDLLKSYGVKNPANAFHPSKSINN, from the coding sequence GTGGAAAACAAAGATTGGGCCGGACATTATCGGTGGGTTAATGGTGAGTTAACAGGGATTGATGCTGACATCTTTCGTCGTGTGGCAAGTGATCTTGGATATGTCGTAGAGTTTACGCCGTTTCCCTGGAAACGCGCAACCCAGATGGCTGAAGATGTGTTGACGGATGGTGTCTTTGACTTGGCATCAACAACCCGGCGGGAATGTGTTTTGCATTTTGTGGATACGCCATTGAGTCAGGAAACAATTGTTTTTTGGGTCAAAAGCGGCAGTGATTTTTCCTATCAGGGGCGGTTTCCAAAGTCGTTACGGTTTGGAATTATGCACGGTGAGGATTGGAGTCGATGGTTTGAAGAAAGTGGTACGCCTATAGTAACCCCTTTTACTTCATTTAGGGCGGCATTTAGCAGTCTTGCAGCTGGCCGGATTGATGTTTTTGCCAATTATCTTACTTCAACCCGTGAATTGGTTAATCAGTTTGGCTTTGAAGAAGAAATCGTTCCCTCTTTACCAATTATTCCCAATTATTATTACGTAGCTTTGAGTCGGAAGCCTGGGTATGAGGCTTTGGCAGAAAAGTTGTCCAAGGCGTTGGCAAAGTTTTTTGACAGTCCGGCATATGTAGATCTGCTAAAAAGTTACGGGGTGAAGAATCCTGCCAATGCGTTTCATCCTTCAAAAAGTATCAATAATTGA
- a CDS encoding class II fructose-bisphosphate aldolase yields MSQDTFKKALAVGRPPNVVQNFPGSQALLVSGKVIDRAMTAKGGAMTIAANGRNIFIIEGALKAAQRANAAIIIEIARSEATYCPTTLWNIARRVDYLCNKLGITVPVAVHADHYFIKSWDGVAEAKAEIPSVFDAGVTSIAIDASHMTDDLNLLANLAVAPAIPTWAGYETEIGEIKGEFGLSSPVEAKFLCQGLNAHNLCPDWIALNNGTTHGIEASGEGIQVDLTAEIHDTLKPYGTSGAQHGTSGNDSARLREIAAQTATTKANVATALQMIGWGVKVNEFGNAIMDGDHFAKVAGTGVDDALWDEMVAYADENGISGGNYKKLNLVFERRWQGQNQAIRQRMADNVEGFVYDLLVNVFNAQDTAPIAYDLILEAGSYDLGPKVEQFEDPAEWTEDKIKAMAAEIDTDKGPEGDFDD; encoded by the coding sequence ATGTCCCAGGATACTTTCAAAAAAGCACTCGCCGTCGGTCGTCCGCCGAACGTCGTCCAAAATTTTCCAGGTTCCCAAGCACTGCTTGTCAGCGGCAAGGTTATTGACCGTGCCATGACTGCCAAAGGCGGCGCCATGACCATCGCAGCAAACGGTCGCAACATCTTCATCATCGAAGGCGCTCTCAAAGCAGCCCAGCGAGCCAACGCTGCCATCATCATTGAAATTGCACGTTCCGAAGCCACCTATTGTCCTACTACCCTGTGGAACATCGCTCGCAGGGTCGATTATCTGTGTAACAAGCTCGGCATTACCGTCCCGGTGGCCGTGCATGCAGATCATTATTTCATCAAATCATGGGATGGCGTGGCCGAGGCCAAAGCAGAAATTCCGTCGGTTTTTGACGCGGGTGTCACCTCCATCGCTATCGACGCCTCTCACATGACAGATGACCTCAATCTTCTTGCCAACCTCGCCGTTGCACCAGCCATCCCGACATGGGCCGGTTACGAAACAGAGATTGGTGAAATCAAAGGTGAATTTGGTCTGTCCAGCCCGGTAGAAGCCAAGTTCTTGTGCCAAGGTCTCAACGCCCACAACCTCTGCCCTGATTGGATCGCTCTTAACAATGGCACCACCCACGGCATTGAAGCATCAGGCGAAGGTATTCAAGTTGATCTGACCGCTGAAATCCATGACACGCTCAAACCGTATGGCACTTCCGGTGCACAGCACGGCACTTCCGGCAATGACTCTGCCCGTCTGCGCGAAATCGCAGCACAGACAGCGACTACCAAAGCCAACGTAGCCACAGCTCTTCAGATGATCGGATGGGGAGTCAAGGTCAACGAATTCGGTAATGCCATCATGGACGGCGACCACTTTGCCAAAGTGGCCGGCACAGGCGTAGACGATGCATTGTGGGATGAAATGGTCGCGTACGCTGATGAAAACGGCATATCAGGCGGCAACTACAAGAAACTTAACCTCGTCTTCGAACGCCGTTGGCAGGGACAGAATCAGGCAATCCGTCAACGCATGGCAGACAATGTGGAAGGCTTCGTCTACGACCTTCTGGTCAATGTTTTCAACGCACAAGACACCGCACCCATTGCGTACGACCTGATCCTTGAGGCCGGTTCATATGATCTCGGGCCCAAAGTCGAACAGTTTGAAGATCCCGCTGAATGGACTGAGGATAAGATCAAGGCAATGGCTGCCGAGATCGACACCGATAAGGGGCCTGAAGGCGACTTCGACGACTAA
- a CDS encoding phage regulatory CII family protein yields the protein MFEKNLTKKMQDMVLEGRIPAKEVSRVIKKPYSTLLRELNPFDTHAKLGAETMFEIVKVTRNVAIIEFMAREMGYTLMPVEGVKTGKPRSTNLMRGREATM from the coding sequence ATGTTTGAGAAGAATCTGACCAAGAAAATGCAGGACATGGTCCTGGAGGGACGCATCCCGGCCAAGGAAGTGTCCCGAGTCATCAAGAAGCCGTATTCGACACTGCTTCGAGAGCTCAATCCGTTTGACACACACGCCAAATTGGGCGCCGAAACCATGTTCGAAATCGTGAAGGTAACACGCAACGTTGCCATCATTGAGTTCATGGCTCGGGAAATGGGTTACACCCTCATGCCTGTTGAAGGCGTGAAAACGGGCAAGCCCCGGTCAACAAACCTCATGCGCGGTCGGGAAGCTACCATGTAG
- a CDS encoding SpoIIE family protein phosphatase, with the protein MKRWPIAFKLTLFILSCAFVIVGAIVGYNYYYSRDIILRQTRDNSRLLARETAGSIDATLYSVQKVAENIAFSLEDATLTSQEILELNRRVLANNPEIYGMAIAFEPYSLETNKLYFAPYYFRSGGRIGFTMLGDAKYRYFYMDWYQLPKELGRPVWTEPYFDEGGGGVVMATYAVPFFRTQNGKTTFAGVVTADISLSKLQEKVAKIRIFDTGYAFLLSRHGTFITHPDRRLVMNQTIFSLAEELGSDRLRKLGQDMLSGVTSFVGVGKAINDQECYLYSKGLEYGGWSLGIVFPKEEMLADVHSLSKTMGLIGLAGFALLAFVTMAIARRITHPLRQLSGAAREIASGDLDVMLPKNSSRDEVGDLTDSFRYMKTSLKEFIHDLTSTTAAKERIESELRIARDIQMGILPKLFPAFPERKEFEVFASIEPAKEVGGDLYDFFFVDEKHFCFLVGDVSGKGVPAAFFMAVTKTLLKVVSEKGLNPGDVLTKVNADLSADNESCMFVTLFLAVMNIETGEIKYANAGHNPPIFMPCGGAPEWIPPFGEPVAGIMEDMEYSTKTMTMKPGDIMFIYTDGVTEAMNPDKKLYSEDRLMELLVSMEEPFAPKVVKDVDTSIKEFTLGAEQSDDITMLAMQFMGKCDK; encoded by the coding sequence ATGAAACGTTGGCCCATTGCGTTCAAGCTCACACTCTTCATCCTGTCCTGCGCTTTCGTTATCGTGGGAGCCATCGTAGGATATAACTACTACTATTCTCGCGATATCATTCTTCGGCAAACACGCGACAACTCCCGGCTCCTCGCTCGCGAGACCGCCGGCAGTATTGATGCAACGCTCTACAGCGTACAAAAAGTCGCTGAAAACATCGCATTTTCTCTTGAAGACGCGACTTTGACTTCGCAGGAAATTTTGGAACTCAATCGCCGGGTGCTGGCAAACAATCCCGAAATTTACGGTATGGCAATTGCCTTTGAGCCGTATTCTCTTGAAACAAATAAGCTCTATTTCGCACCATATTATTTCCGTTCTGGTGGCCGCATCGGTTTCACCATGCTTGGAGATGCAAAGTACAGATATTTCTACATGGATTGGTATCAGTTGCCCAAAGAACTAGGCCGCCCGGTCTGGACTGAACCATATTTCGACGAAGGCGGCGGCGGTGTGGTAATGGCGACATACGCTGTCCCCTTCTTTAGGACTCAAAATGGGAAGACCACCTTTGCCGGAGTTGTCACAGCGGACATTTCTCTGAGCAAACTTCAAGAAAAAGTGGCAAAAATCCGCATTTTTGACACCGGATATGCTTTCCTGCTTTCCAGACACGGCACCTTCATCACACACCCCGATCGACGATTGGTCATGAATCAGACTATTTTTTCGCTGGCTGAAGAGCTCGGCTCTGACCGACTCCGCAAACTTGGGCAGGACATGCTATCAGGTGTGACCTCATTTGTAGGTGTGGGTAAGGCAATCAACGATCAGGAATGTTACCTATACTCTAAAGGCCTTGAATACGGAGGTTGGTCTCTGGGCATCGTCTTTCCCAAAGAAGAAATGCTGGCCGATGTTCATAGTCTTTCAAAAACCATGGGCCTAATAGGTTTGGCAGGCTTTGCTCTTCTTGCCTTTGTCACCATGGCCATCGCTCGACGCATCACGCATCCTCTACGCCAATTGTCAGGTGCAGCACGTGAAATCGCTTCTGGAGATCTGGATGTCATGCTTCCCAAAAATTCCAGTCGCGACGAAGTGGGCGACCTAACTGATTCCTTCCGATACATGAAGACTTCACTCAAGGAGTTTATTCATGACCTGACTTCCACGACCGCAGCCAAGGAACGAATCGAATCCGAACTCCGCATTGCACGCGACATTCAAATGGGCATTTTGCCCAAGCTCTTCCCTGCCTTTCCTGAACGCAAAGAATTCGAGGTTTTTGCATCCATCGAACCGGCCAAAGAGGTTGGCGGAGATCTCTACGACTTTTTCTTCGTGGATGAAAAACATTTCTGTTTTTTGGTGGGAGATGTTTCCGGCAAAGGTGTTCCCGCCGCCTTTTTCATGGCCGTGACCAAAACATTACTCAAAGTCGTTTCTGAAAAAGGCCTTAATCCAGGCGATGTCCTGACCAAAGTCAACGCAGACCTTTCTGCCGACAATGAATCCTGCATGTTCGTCACCCTGTTCCTGGCTGTCATGAATATTGAAACCGGTGAAATCAAATACGCCAACGCAGGCCATAATCCTCCCATTTTCATGCCATGTGGAGGCGCACCTGAATGGATTCCGCCTTTCGGCGAGCCCGTGGCAGGCATCATGGAGGATATGGAATACTCGACGAAAACGATGACCATGAAACCAGGCGATATCATGTTCATCTACACCGATGGTGTGACTGAAGCCATGAATCCGGACAAAAAGCTCTACTCGGAAGACCGTCTCATGGAGCTTCTTGTATCCATGGAAGAGCCCTTCGCGCCTAAGGTAGTCAAGGACGTCGACACTTCGATCAAGGAGTTTACACTCGGAGCCGAACAGTCAGACGACATCACCATGCTCGCCATGCAATTCATGGGTAAGTGCGATAAATAA
- a CDS encoding ABC transporter substrate-binding protein: MQPFNNKSTGIPEAAACAMLLAVALIIAMSPACAHALDKTSLVLQWLPQAQFAGYFVAKDKGFYEEEGIDLTLIPGGPDVLASEQLDAGNAEFATLFLTTGLQRRPTLPIVNIGQFVQRSALMLIAKKSSCISSFKDLNGKKIGLWGNEFQIQARALFRQMNLKVTVVPQSSSLDLFLRDGVHATSGMWYNEYHTLLTYGLDEEDLQPLFFNDAGLNFPEDGIYCLEQTAANRPDLCQRLVRATIKGWEYTFAHQDEALDIVMHRMQSARVPANRAHQRWMLKRMEDIIMTDEAATMGVLRKDDFERVRQTLLDTGFLDTAPTFEEFYKGALQ; the protein is encoded by the coding sequence ATGCAGCCATTCAACAATAAATCAACCGGAATCCCAGAAGCAGCGGCTTGTGCCATGCTGTTGGCTGTGGCCCTGATTATCGCAATGTCCCCTGCGTGTGCACACGCTCTGGACAAAACGAGCCTCGTCCTCCAATGGCTACCGCAGGCCCAATTTGCCGGATATTTCGTTGCCAAGGACAAAGGTTTCTATGAGGAAGAAGGCATCGATCTCACCCTCATCCCCGGTGGTCCTGATGTGCTGGCGAGTGAACAGCTTGATGCTGGAAACGCGGAATTCGCCACCCTGTTTCTCACAACAGGCCTACAACGAAGGCCCACTCTGCCTATCGTCAACATAGGTCAGTTCGTGCAACGGTCAGCGCTCATGCTCATTGCTAAAAAATCTTCATGCATCTCCTCTTTCAAAGATCTGAACGGCAAAAAAATCGGACTTTGGGGCAACGAATTCCAAATTCAGGCCCGAGCCCTCTTTCGGCAAATGAACCTCAAGGTCACTGTAGTCCCACAATCCTCTTCGCTGGATCTTTTCCTGCGTGACGGCGTCCATGCGACTTCAGGTATGTGGTACAATGAATATCACACACTCCTCACATACGGCCTTGATGAAGAAGACCTCCAACCTCTGTTCTTCAATGATGCCGGACTCAATTTTCCAGAGGATGGCATATACTGTCTGGAACAGACTGCCGCAAATCGACCCGACTTATGCCAAAGACTGGTACGAGCCACCATTAAAGGCTGGGAATACACATTTGCCCATCAGGACGAAGCGCTCGATATCGTCATGCACCGAATGCAGTCTGCCAGAGTTCCGGCAAACCGTGCACATCAGCGATGGATGCTGAAACGAATGGAAGATATCATCATGACTGATGAAGCCGCCACCATGGGAGTCCTTCGCAAGGACGACTTTGAACGGGTTCGTCAAACTCTATTGGATACCGGCTTTTTGGATACGGCCCCAACTTTCGAAGAATTCTACAAAGGGGCACTCCAATGA